AGCTGGCCAGCACCCCGCTGGCCGGGTCCGTGCCCCGCTCCCCCGACCCGGACGAGGACTCCCGCCGCGCGGCCGCCCTGGCCGACTCGGCGAAGGACCTCGCCGAGCACGCCTTCGTCGTCGACCACATCGCCGCGGCACTGTCGCCCGTGTGCGAGTGGCTCGAGGTCCCGGCCGTTCCGGAGGTGCTCGCCACCGACTCCATGTGGCACCTCGCCAGTCCGATCCGCGGCCGTCTGCGCGCGCCGGAGGACCTCACGGCGCTCGACCTGGCGCAGCTGCTCCACCCCACCCCCGCGGTGGGCGGCGTCCCCACGCCGACGGCCACCGAGCTCATCGACGAGCTCGAGGGGCCCGACCTGCGCGGGCCGTTCGGCGGGTTCGTCGGCTGGATGGACGCCGACGGCGACGGCGAGCTCGCCGTGACGATCCGCGCCGGGGTGCTCGACGGCGAGCGGCTGCGGCTCTTCGCCGGCGCCGGCATCGTCGCCGGGTCGGATCCGCTGGCCGAGGCCGACGAGACCGCCGCCAAGCTCAGCACGATGACGCGGGCGGTGGGCCTGTGAGGTCGCCGCTCGCGCCAGTCCGCTCCTGGCCGGAGGAGGCCCGCCAGCGCTACCGCGACCTCGGGCTGTGGACCGACGAGACGTTTGCGGACTTCGTCGCCGACCGCACCACCCGGTTCGCCGACCGCACCGCCGTCGTGGGTCGCGACGCCCACGGCACCGAGCTCCGGTGGACCTACGCCGAGCTGGGCCGGCAGGCGAACACGGCGGCCCACCGGCTGCGTCGCGCGGGGGTCGCGCCCGGCGATCGCGTCGTCGTGGCGCTGCCGAACGTCGTCGAGTACGCGGCCGTGGTCCTCGGGCTGTTCCGCATGGCGGCCCTGCCCGTGTTCGCGCTGCCCACCCACCGCGAGACCGAGCTCTCGCACTTCTGCGACGTCGCGGACGCCGCCGCCCTCGTGCTGTGCGGCACCGACGCCGACCCGACCGACCTGCACGACAAGGTCTCGGCCCACGTGAGCGTCGCGCCGCCCGCCCTCGTCGACGTGGCGGGATGGGACCTCGCCGAGGAGGCAGAGCCCGCCGCACCGGAGCACACGAGCGCCGAGGACGTGGCCTTCCTGCAGCTCTCCGGCGGCACCACGGGCCTCTCGAAGCTGATCCCGCGGACCGCGGCCGACTACCTCTACTCCGTGCGACGGTCCGCGACGATCTGCGAGCTCGACGAGACCACCGTGATGCTCGTGCCGCTGCCCGTCTCGCACAACTTCTCGATGAGCTCGCCGGGGGTGCTCGGCGTCTGGCACGCCGGCGGCACCGTCGTCCTCGCCCGCGATCCCAGCCCGCGCACCGCCTTCACGCTCATCGAGCGCGAGCGCGTCGACATCGTGCCCCTCGTGCCGCCTCTGGCCCAGGCCTGGATCTCGGCGGCCCGGCGGCGCGAGCCCGACCTGTCGAGCCTGCGCCTCGTGCAGATCGGCGGCGCCCGGCTGAGCGACGCCGTCGCCGCGCAGGTGCAGCCCGTCCTGCACGGCCGCCTGCAGCAGGTGTTCGGCATGGCCGAGGGGCTGGTCAACTACACCCGCCCCGACGATCCCGACGAGCTCGTCCTCACCACGCAGGGCCGGCCGATGTCGGACCACGACGAGGTGCGGGTCGACGGCGAGGGCCGGCTGCAGACCCGGGGTCCGTACACGATCCGCGGCTACTACCGTGCCGAGGCGGCCGACCGCGACAGCTTCACCGACGACGGCTTCTACTGCACGGGCGACCTCGTGCGCCGGCTCCCGACCGGGCACCTCGTGGTGACCGGGCGTGAGAAGGACCAGATCAACCGAGGCGGCGAGAAGATCGGTCCCGACGAGATCGAGACCCCGCTGCTGGCGCATCCCGACGTCCTCGACGCCGTGGCCGTCGGCGTTCCTGACGACCTGCTCGGCGAGCGTCTCTGCGTCGCTCTGCGGATCGAGCCCGGGCGCCCCGAGCCCACCGACCTCGCGGACCACCTGCGCGCCGCCGGCCTGGCCACCCACAAGCTTCCCGACGAGTTCCGCTTCCTCGACGCCCTGCCCGAAACCCACGTCGGCAAGAACAGCCGCCGCGACCTGCGCCGGGTGCTCGCCCGGCGCTGGTCGGCCTGACCCCAGGAGACCTCGATGACCGCTCTGCCCACCCTCATCGACTACGCGGCGCCCCTGCCGCCCGCCCGCGTGCTGCCGGACAGCAAGGCGCGCTGGGACCTTGATCCCTCGCGCGCCGCGGTGCTCGTGCACGACCTGCAGGAGTACTTCCTGCGCCCGTTCGACCGCGCGTGCCCGGCCCTGACGACGACCCTCGACGGCACCGCGCGCATCCTCGCGGCGGCCCGCGCCGCCGGGGTGCCGGTGTTCTACACGGCCCAGGACGGCGACCACTCCGACCGCGGCCTGCAGGGCGACCTCTGGGGTCCGGGGATGCGCGCCGTCGCGTCGGACACCGCGATCGTCCCCGAGGTCGCGCCCGCACCGGGCGACCGCCTCGTCACGAAGCGTCGCTACAGCGCGTTCGCCAAGACCGACCTGGCCGAGCAGCTGGCGGCGGCCGGGCGCGACCAGCTCGTCATCACGGGCGTGTACGCGCACATCGGCATCACGGCGACGGCCCTCGACGCGTTCCAGCGCGAGGTGCACCCCTTCGTGCCCGCCGACGCGATCGCCGCGTTCACCCACGACCAGCACGTCAGGGCCCTCGACATCGTCGCCGACTCGTGCGGCGTCGTGACCCTCACGGATGCCGTGGTCGGTCGGCTCGCCCCGGTCGCCGAGGAGTCGGGCTGGGAGGCCGTCGTGCGCGACGCGCTCACCCGGGCGCTTCCCGCCGCGGCCCTGACCTCGGCGCTGGCCGATCCCGAGGCCGACCTCTTCGCGGTCGGGCTGTCGTCGCTGAAGGCCTTCGAGCTGCTCGACGACCTCGCCGACGCGGGGGTGGACATCGACTTCGGCGAGCTGGTCCGCCGGCCCACGCTGGCGTTCCTGCTGGAGCAGGGCCGGATGCCGGCGCAGCGGTGACCGACGCCGGCTGGCTGCCGCTGACCTCCGCGCAGCGCGGCCTGTTCTTCGCCCATCACCTCGATCCCGCGAACCCCTGCCACACCACCGCGGAGGTCGTCGAGCTCGACGCACCCGTCGACCCGGTCCGGCTGGCTGCGGCGGTCGAGGCGGCCCATGCCGAGTTCGAGCAGCTGCGCACGGTCTTCCGCCTCACCCCGGCCGGGCCCGAGCAACGTGTGGTGACGACCGCGAACGTCCTCGAGGTCGTCGACGTGCCCGACGACGCGGCCGCGCAGGCGTGGCTCGACGCGGACCTCGCGCGCCCGCTCGACCTGGGGACCGGCCCCTGCCGCACCGCGCTGCTGACCCTGCCCGACGGGCGCTGCTGGTGGTACCACGCGGCGCACCACGTCGTCCTCGACGGCTACGGCGCCCAGCAGCTGCTGCGTCGGGTGGCCGACCTGTACGACGGCGC
This genomic interval from Aeromicrobium choanae contains the following:
- a CDS encoding isochorismatase family protein; protein product: MTALPTLIDYAAPLPPARVLPDSKARWDLDPSRAAVLVHDLQEYFLRPFDRACPALTTTLDGTARILAAARAAGVPVFYTAQDGDHSDRGLQGDLWGPGMRAVASDTAIVPEVAPAPGDRLVTKRRYSAFAKTDLAEQLAAAGRDQLVITGVYAHIGITATALDAFQREVHPFVPADAIAAFTHDQHVRALDIVADSCGVVTLTDAVVGRLAPVAEESGWEAVVRDALTRALPAAALTSALADPEADLFAVGLSSLKAFELLDDLADAGVDIDFGELVRRPTLAFLLEQGRMPAQR
- a CDS encoding isochorismate synthase produces the protein MNPTLEPTRSASALRRSPLVFAGSDPFAADEVRRTLHARTGDPDLACRVLRALEPGERAVVSAAFRADGPVVAHFVTPRELEHAEPSPVEARVHDVVPEPARSAYVDLVATALDRIEGTDVAKVVLGRCLEVHSSPALSPAEVTATLLDRRPGRYVFCLPLDDRPDARWLVGASPELLVRRRGAELASTPLAGSVPRSPDPDEDSRRAAALADSAKDLAEHAFVVDHIAAALSPVCEWLEVPAVPEVLATDSMWHLASPIRGRLRAPEDLTALDLAQLLHPTPAVGGVPTPTATELIDELEGPDLRGPFGGFVGWMDADGDGELAVTIRAGVLDGERLRLFAGAGIVAGSDPLAEADETAAKLSTMTRAVGL
- a CDS encoding (2,3-dihydroxybenzoyl)adenylate synthase; the encoded protein is MRSPLAPVRSWPEEARQRYRDLGLWTDETFADFVADRTTRFADRTAVVGRDAHGTELRWTYAELGRQANTAAHRLRRAGVAPGDRVVVALPNVVEYAAVVLGLFRMAALPVFALPTHRETELSHFCDVADAAALVLCGTDADPTDLHDKVSAHVSVAPPALVDVAGWDLAEEAEPAAPEHTSAEDVAFLQLSGGTTGLSKLIPRTAADYLYSVRRSATICELDETTVMLVPLPVSHNFSMSSPGVLGVWHAGGTVVLARDPSPRTAFTLIERERVDIVPLVPPLAQAWISAARRREPDLSSLRLVQIGGARLSDAVAAQVQPVLHGRLQQVFGMAEGLVNYTRPDDPDELVLTTQGRPMSDHDEVRVDGEGRLQTRGPYTIRGYYRAEAADRDSFTDDGFYCTGDLVRRLPTGHLVVTGREKDQINRGGEKIGPDEIETPLLAHPDVLDAVAVGVPDDLLGERLCVALRIEPGRPEPTDLADHLRAAGLATHKLPDEFRFLDALPETHVGKNSRRDLRRVLARRWSA